TGCATCTGCAGAGGAACCACCTTCTGCATCAGCTGGTTCTTCAAAGTCGAAACCTCGGGTGCGCAAGAGGAAGGCTCCCGCTCCTTTGGACCCATCCCCAGGGGAGACCGAAATGGCGATGGTGTTTCTATTGACCCGACAGTTTCCCGCGTTGCACAACAGACTACGCGCTCCAAGAGGAATAGCTGTAAAGCAAAAGTTGCCAAGGTAATTTATGTTAATCCCATGCAGTGCAGTCTATTGATAGCATAAATACTTCTCACTAATAGTTCCTTGCTGATAGTATCCATCTGATGCTAGTTGTTATCTAGACAATGCTGCCAAAGTGCCAATCAGTGTCTCTCTTTTGGTCATATATACTTCGAATTATATTAGTACTATTCTTAATTATCCGACAGTATGCTGCATTTACATAATTATAATATTTGCAGCCTAAGAAGGTCTCCAAGAGGTCTCCCACCATAAGGTGCACTCCAAACTTAATTGTTTCAGCTGTTAAGATTTTAACAGATGGCCAGAAGAATATAATCAAGCAGCTGGGTTTCGGGGAGGTGCTCAAATTGAGTATTAATGCGCTCGAGACAAGGAACCTACCAATGTTTCTGCTGGATAATACAAGCGCATTTTCCCTTGTGATCGAAGTTGGCACGCAAGGTGGTCTTAAGATCACACCCCATGCTGTGCATTGTGTCCTTGGCATACCGATTGGCGGCAGAGACCCACCTGTTTTCTCCTATGCACAAAGAAGAGAAGAACTTTTGAAGCTTAAGGAACTACTCGGTGTCCGTAAGAAAAAGAAAATTACTTACGATGTCTTGTACGAACGCATCAAACTCAAGGGTGAGGACGAATTGACGATAAGATGCTTCATTCTAATTGTGTTCAATCGTCTCCTATTCCCCACGACAGCAACATATATTACAGGGAGGGATGCCGCCTGGACTTCTGACTTGGGTAATCTCCCAAATGTTGATTGTTGCAAGGTCCTTGTTGACGACCTTCGTGATGCTATTGTTGCCTGGAAGTCCAAGAAATTGGCTGGAGGAACCCTGTCCATCAGTAGTTATACCCTCTTTTATATTGTAATTCATCGCCCTGTTTTGtcactttttttcttctgttttaatCAAAGGACATGATCTGCATTTCAGTTCTTTATAATGTTGACATGCTATTTTTGTAGGTTTTTTAtttggacaatctattcagtttgAATCGCCTTGATGCTATTGAAATCCCACGCATTGCACACTTCACCACTGGCACTATACTGGGGATATTGAATGAGGATAGGTGGAAGGGTCTGAACGGCCTCGAAACATATGGTAAACTTGCGGTGTGTCCTCTCTTCGAACCATACAATAATCGATATATTGTTCATTATAATCTCAGATTTCAAATGACATCACTATGTTTTTACTGTTATCAGCTTAGGTCGAGGGAGGGTACCTGCTATTTCGAGGATACTCAGTCTCATATAAATTTTGTGCCTAGCTTGCGTCAACAACTGGCTGACTCTTTTGACTGGCTTGACTCAATCTAGAAAGTATGCTGTGATTGCTGCTGTCCAAAGATGTGATGATGATGTGTGTAAGGTAATCCAACTTGCACACACCAGGGTGGTGCATGAGCTTCGAGAGATGATGCAACCTGCAGACCCACATACTCCCTCTCCTATTCGACCATCGAGCATACCGACTTCATCAGCTTCTGTACCTGCACCATCTACTCAAATGGAGAATGATGAGCCAACCGAGGAAGTCTTGCCGCTGACCGAAGACCGAGTGCAACACGATTTTACGTCTCTGGAGATGGGTACATCAGAAACTGTTTGCAACGGTCGTCAGGCTGCTGCATTTGACCCAATGTGTCCTCAGGGTCAGCATGATGCCAACGTTAATATTTCTCTCACGCAAATTGTGCAAGGTGATAACGATAGTCGTCTGGCGTCACAACTAGGTACTGTTATATTTAATTATTAAGCAATTTTTGTCCTCTATGCTGCGTTAGCACATTACTACAATTATATTATTTTTTTCTGTTATTGATGAGtcaatcatactccctccgttcgaaaaagcttgtccctcaaatggatgtatctagcactaacttgatgctagatacattcatttgagggacaagtagtgctagatacatccatttgagggacaagcttttttggacggagggagtacctgacAAGAATCAAGATTATTGTATGTTTCTTGCCTACGTTTCTATTTAACCGTTTCTTATTTCTTTAGCCCCATCGCCTACTGTTCCTGTTCTGACAGATGATCTTGTCGACTGTGCTTCAGTTCATGATGAATCATCTGGTGATGCCAATCTTAGTAAGAAGGTACCTGCAAATTTTGAGCATCTATCTCCGCCCCGACAACCCTGCCGGACTGTTGAGACATTAGAGGCAGGAGGTACTACACTTACCCTAGTTATCTGAATGTTCTGAATTTGATGGAACTGGACGTAGATGTTGGTATTGTATCTGTACGAAACATCATTTCATTACTCTAGTTTATGTTTTAATGTTATTAACGACTCATTTTGCATTGCCTATTATCTTTTTCAAGCTGAGGTGATGGAAGAAGCAAATATTGATGATAGGCGCAAAGCTAAAGAGGCTAGAGAGATAGCTGCACGGGAGGCTGGTATCTAAGATTTTACTCACTGCTCTCATATTTGTTTTACATTTCTAATTTTAGGTGCTGGGAGCATTATTGTCTGTGCATCAGTATTTAAGTAACTGCTCCATTTGTGTTGAAGCTATGCCTGCAGATCAGCATGTAATTTCAGCTGTCATAACATCTACACAAATAGAGGGTTCTGGTCCAACCGAGGAAGTGTTGCCGCTGACCAAAGACCAAGTGCAAGGCAGTTTTATGTCCCTGGAGATGGGTACATCAGAAACTGTTGCCGGCGGTCTTCAGGCTGCTGCATTTGACCCATTGAGTGCTCTGGGTCAGCAGGATGCCACTGCTAATATTTCTCTCACGCATATTTTGCAAGGAGATTACGATCGTCTTGCGTCACAGCTAGGTACCATTAGATTAATAATTAAGCTTTTTTGTTCTGTATGCTGTGTTAGCACATTACTATAGTTACATTTGTATTTGTATTTTAGAGCATGTTGATGAGCTATGGGGTTTCAGAGCAGACAAAGTGGATGATGCCACAATCCTACCTGACAGGAATCAAGGTGATTGGATGTTCATCTTATTCTTTCTATGTTAATTTTGATCACATTTCTATTAACTTTTGTTCTGTAGCTAATCCACCTTCCGCGCTGCCTACTGTTGCCACCTGCATGGATGATCTTGACAACCATGCTTCAGTTCATGGTGGATCATCTGGTGACGCCAATGTTAGTAAGGAGGTACCTGCAAATCTCAAGCATTTACCTCCGTCGGGACAATTCTGCCAGACTGTTGAGACATTGGAGACAGGAGGTACTACTATTTACCCAGTGTTATCTGAAAGTGTTGAATTTGATGTCCAGTTAGTTGCAACGAGATCTGTATAGTACATACCTTTATTAATATTGTCAGTGTTTTTATGCTTTTTAACGTCTCGTATTGCATTGTATATTAATTTTTCAAGCTGAGATGACGAGGCATGAAGCAAATATTGATGATGATAGGTGCGAAGAAGAAGAGGCTAGAGACATATCTGCACGCGAAGCTGGTATCTAAGATTTACTCATCTCGTATTTGTTTTGTCTTTGATGCAGCTTTTGTATAGCACTTCTAATTTTACTACACATGTTTTTCATTGTTTAGCCGCTGCTTGCGGTGTTATCCTTCCCAGTATTTAAGTAACTGCTCTGTTCTGTGTTGAAGCTATGCCTGCAGATCAGCATGTAGTTTCAGGTGCATGTATCCCTTTTGATGACTTGATGCTTAGACTTCAGAATGATCCAAGAGTAGCTCTATACGACGGCGTAGAAACGGATTATGATGATATAGACTGGGACCTGGATCTAGGACAATATGGTGCTGAACTTATTCGACCATTGAGTCAAGGATCTGTGGCATTTCATTTGGAAGAAACTACAGGGGAGGCCGACAATCAGACCCGGGCGGTCTGGGGGAGCACGTTTGCCTCTCGCCTACTGAGCGATGCCCAGTTCTCTCCTGCTGGTGAAATTCAAACCCAGGTATCTGTGTAAGATGTATTATTTTCACTACACTAATCTAATTGTCATTGCGTCCAATATGTCGAATCAATTGATCTCCcagagtatgtgttcactgaatCCATATTACAGTCAGATGAGGGTGCACTGGCTGTAATATGGGTCACTATACCGGGCTGGCTGGCTGAATCATGAACTGAATCCACGTTCATTGGGAGATCCTACACGACATTGGCTGGCTGGTCAGCAGCTTAGAGCTGCAGGACTAGCACCTCACTGGCTCACTGTCCTAATATCAGGTTCGTTATACCTGTAGTATAATGAACCTTAGCGTGACTGGTGAGTTGTGACCATGCGGCTCCAGGCGAAAGCCCTGACCGACCTTATCAATGCCTTGCCTTGTGGTCTAGTCCCCTCTGGGTGAAAAACTGAAAACCCAGATCCAGCTTGCCAATTCGGAGCTGGATCTGAGGACCACAACCCCATCGATGATGTCGCTACCTCCCTAGAGGTGTGGTTCTTGGAGGCTTTACCCTCAGTATGCGTGTGGGTCAGTGGCGCACGCCTTGACCCCTTCTTTCAGCTCTCAGTTGCACCATTGTATACGTAATTGCTACTCTAAACCACGATGAATCCTCTCAACGTGCAGCCTGGAGTATATGTTTTGCTCAATGTGTAAAATCATTTGTTAGTAATTTATGGTAATGTCAGGTATGCCAGGAACATCAAACATTGGCGCGAAGCTCAAAAACAGTTGCTGCTAGGGCTAGGGCTCTACATTGTCATCGCCAAACCAGCAAGTCAAAGATTTCGGAGCCTGCTGCTACCGAGGTAAATTTCTCGTAACCATTCATGCTTTATAATTTTTTGCTTGCGACTTCAGTTTCTATTTGGAATGTCATTCTTTCAGCCTGCCAAAGCTTCTTCCTATCAGACACACGGCCGAGCTCGGAAGAGCAAAACCTCTTCGCTATCCTGTCACAAATCAACCAACGCAGTACATGTTGCTGTGTTACATAATGATAAACCATGTGTAACTCGCAAGCAGTCGGGAAAGAGGCCCTCGAAGCTAGTGTTGCCCTTCCAGAGTaaagtcaaaaaaggtgcaaaaaagACAGCTGCAGAGACACTTGATAGGAAGGAAGAAGCTGCAAAAATGaaggctgcagaggctgaagcaaggaagaaggCAGCTGCCGCGAAGAAAGGAGCAAGGAAGCTAGCAGCTGCGATGAAGAGGGCAGATGGTAAAGAGGCCAAGAAGAAAGCATCTGCAGAGAAGAAAACCCCATCTACTGCTAAAACAATAAAAGAGAACTTCGGTTTTGACATTTTCAGGGCTTAGATCACAAAGTGTAATCCAAGAGACGAAATTCGGTGTTTTGACATTTGCAGGTCTTTAGTCTCCGAGTGAGCAATCTGCTATTTTCGCTTGCACAATCTATCTACAACCTGCTGTGTCTTTTGTACAATTGCACAATCTGTGTTTTTGCATTTCAGATAAGCATTGATCTCACAGCTTGGATTTTCTTTTTTGAACTGACAGCTTGAAATTTTTAAGTAGATGCGTAGGGTATTTACCTGTTAAGAAACTCGTAACGGGAAGTAAAGCTCTTGTAAAAATCAGGATAGATGGTGTGTGTAGCTGTTAGTTTTAAACGTGCATGGGTGTTTGAAACTGGTAAACCTTTATTGGAAGTCTAGCCTGGTGTCCATGATGTGTTTTTACACATAAAACACAGAGCGCTCCTCTCCACACCTGGTATACCGCGAATGATTCTCTTGATTCCGACGATCTCCAGATCGGGCTTCTCTCGGTTTCTCTGTTCCTTGTCCAATCAAATACGGCGTTAGAAATAAATTAAGCATTCAGTGGATGCTAAGGTTATTGATTGGCATAAGCAATATGCATCTCAAGGTTCCAATCTTCCAGAATGATGCGGACTTTTGCTATGCTGGTCGGACTTTAAACTTTCACTAGACATAGTGCGAGGGTGATAATAAACATCTTACCAAGTTTGCAACGCGGTCTTTTAAAAATTGTTGAGCAGAGCTAAGGCCTAGTTGACGCTTATTTAGTGATTCCTTACCTGACTTGTAAAATGAGTTTTTGCAATGTTGCTCCAGTTTAAAACTTTCACTGGCTAGATATAATGCTAGATTGATGATAAAGATCCTACTGTGATTGTAATACAACGTTCTCTGCATTTGTTGAAATGTAGAGCAGAGTTAAGGCTTAGTTGGCACTTGTTTAATGGTTCCTACCTGACTTCAGAAGACAAGTCTTCAGCCTGCAAAGAGTCTTGTGAGCTGTGATCGCCGTCCACAGCCCAACTGCTAAACCATGGCATGGCATCGCATGGAACTCTTTTCCTCCACAATCCCTAGTCATAAGAGGAAATTTTTatctaaaaaaggaaaaaaaaatctcTTAAAAGCAATTCAAACAGCTTACAATGTCCGAAGTACGAGTATATGACG
This window of the Triticum aestivum cultivar Chinese Spring chromosome 5D, IWGSC CS RefSeq v2.1, whole genome shotgun sequence genome carries:
- the LOC123123634 gene encoding uncharacterized protein isoform X2, whose product is MPWFSSWAVDGDHSSQDSLQAEDLSSEVRETERSPIWRSSESRESFAVYQLFLLERVVCCATRETVGSIETPSPFRSPLGMGPKEREPSSCAPEVSTLKNQLMQKVVPLQMQAGQYVKNRLRHYQEHDQLLRLQSELWVPCPSFQGAPKQA
- the LOC123123634 gene encoding uncharacterized protein isoform X1; its protein translation is MPWFSSWAVDGDHSSQDSLQAEDLSSEVRNRETERSPIWRSSESRESFAVYQLFLLERVVCCATRETVGSIETPSPFRSPLGMGPKEREPSSCAPEVSTLKNQLMQKVVPLQMQAGQYVKNRLRHYQEHDQLLRLQSELWVPCPSFQGAPKQA
- the LOC123123634 gene encoding uncharacterized protein isoform X4; its protein translation is MSPQMDEGQVDRDCGGKEFHAMPCHGLAVGLWTAITAHKTLCRLKTCLLKSAIPLGARSLLCNAGNCRVNRNTIAISVSPGDGSKGAGAFLLRTRGFDFEEPADAEGGSSADAGGAVCKEQAAALPRARSAAPPSI
- the LOC123123634 gene encoding uncharacterized protein isoform X3, with amino-acid sequence MRGRLIGGLFGSTNKVRHILVLRTLDCGGKEFHAMPCHGLAVGLWTAITAHKTLCRLKTCLLKSAIPLGARSLLCNAGNCRVNRNTIAISVSPGDGSKGAGAFLLRTRGFDFEEPADAEGGSSADAGGAVCKEQAAALPRARSAAPPSI